In Oryzias melastigma strain HK-1 linkage group LG16, ASM292280v2, whole genome shotgun sequence, a single genomic region encodes these proteins:
- the LOC112143512 gene encoding uncharacterized protein LOC112143512 isoform X1, whose amino-acid sequence MKNTFVCDESMIITIPVGSIQELQDGQLMPEQFYCVFNDHFKVLVIKGKAQPLGAAQAIFGLLLSALALVVYGDVFWLFTIPSIVFVICGGLSFAAGKYPNMTVAKLSFSLNILSLFWSFTAFVMNLIIVIPPSLYTVYPPNREYPDYWEYPLYRRYPPVWEVRQIIILILSLLVVEFFICIFLIYWLSKAICRQHFNTLPTIVLKPGN is encoded by the exons ATGAAGAACACCTTTGTCTGTGATGAATCCATGATCATCACCATTCCTGTTGGGAGCATCCAGGAACTTCAGGACGGTCAGCTGATGCCAGAACAATTCTACTGCGTGTTCAATGATCACTTCAAGGTCCTTGTCATCAAGGGGAAAGCTCAGCCTCTCGGA gCAGCCCAAGCTATCTTTGGTCTGCTTCTTTCTGCTCTCGCACTGGTTGTCTATGGTGACGTGTTTTGGTTATTTACAATTCCAAGCATTGTG TTTGTGATCTGTGGCGGGCTGTCCTTTGCTGCTGGGAAATATCCAAACATGACTGTG gCAAAGCTGTCCTTTTCCCTGAACATTCTGAGTTTATTTTGGTCATTTACAGCATTTGTCATGAACCTGATAATCGTGATTCCACCATCACTTTATACGGTATACCCACCTAATAGGGAATACCCAGATTATTGGGAATACCCACTTTATAGGAGATACCCACCTGTTTGG GAAGTGAGACAAATCATAATCCTGATATTGAGTCTGCTGGTTGTTGAATTTTTCATCTGCATTTTCCTGATCTACTGGTTGAGTAAAGCCATTTGCAGACAACACTTTAATACTCTG CCGACTATAGTGCTGAAACCAGGAAACTGA